The Puntigrus tetrazona isolate hp1 chromosome 4, ASM1883169v1, whole genome shotgun sequence genome includes a window with the following:
- the gpr22a gene encoding G-protein coupled receptor 22: protein MHTPPVLGFQTIMSNVTVLDNVETLDFEMDLDTPYPVSFQVSLTGFLMLEIVLGLSSNLTVLALYCMKSNLVSSVSNIVTMNLHVLDVLVCVGCIPLTIVVVLLPLEGNSALICCFHEACVSFASVATAANVLAITLDRYDISVRPANRVLTMGRAVALLGSIWALSFLSFLVPFIEEGFFSQAGNERNQTEEEEPSNQYYTELGLYYHLLAQIPIFFFTAVVMLVTYYKILQALNIRIGTRFHSAPKKKPRKKKTISMTSTQPESTDASQSSAGRNPPLGMRTSVSVIIALRRAVKRHRERRERQKRVFRMSLLIISTFLLCWTPITVLNTVILSAGPSNFTVRLRLGFLVMAYGTTIFHPLLYAFTRQKFQKVLKSKMKKRVVSVVEADPMPNNVVIHNSWIDPKRNKKVTFEETEVRQKCLSSEDVE from the coding sequence ATGCATACCCCTCCTGTGCTGGGATTCCAGACCATCATGAGCAACGTCACTGTCCTCGATAACGTTGAAACTCTTGACTTCGAAATGGACTTGGACACTCCTTACCCTGTCAGCTTCCAGGTGTCTCTAACAGGTTTCCTCATGCTGGAGATCGTGCTGGGTCTCAGCAGCAACCTGACAGTGCTGGCTCTCTATTGTATGAAGTCAAACCTGGTGAGCTCAGTCAGCAACATCGTAACCATGAACCTTCATGTGCTGGACGTCCTGGTGTGTGTGGGCTGCATCCCACTTACAATTGTGGTGGTGCTACTGCCACTGGAAGGCAACAGCGCACTCATTTGCTGCTTCCACGAGGCTTGCGTTTCTTTTGCTAGCGTGGCTACTGCTGCCAATGTCTTGGCCATCACACTAGACCGCTATGACATCTCAGTTAGGCCTGCAAATCGAGTTCTGACAATGGGACGAGCAGTGGCCTTACTCGGGTCCATTTGGGCTTTATCGTTTCTTAGCTTTCTGGTACCCTTCATAGAAGAGGGTTTCTTCAGCCAGGCAGGTAACGAAAGGAATCaaacagaggaagaggaacCGTCAAACCAATATTACACTGAATTGGGTCTCTACTATCACCTGTTGGCACAGATACCGATCTTCTTCTTCACGGCTGTGGTCATGTTGGTTACTTACTACAAGATCTTGCAGGCGCTCAACATCCGCATTGGCACACGTTTCCATTCGGCGCCCAAGAAGAAACCGAGGAAGAAAAAGACCATCTCCATGACTTCCACTCAGCCGGAGTCCACCGATGCCTCACAAAGCAGCGCGGGAAGGAATCCGCCGCTGGGCATGCGTACCTCTGTGTCCGTGATCATAGCCCTCCGCCGGGCCGTCAAAAGGCACAGGGAACGCCGTGAACGACAAAAGAGGGTTTTCCGCATGTCGCTTCTTATCATCTCCACTTTCCTGCTTTGCTGGACACCTATCACCGTGCTCAACACGGTTATCCTGAGTGCAGGGCCGAGCAACTTCACTGTGCGTCTCAGACTGGGCTTCCTGGTCATGGCTTATGGAACCACCATTTTTCACCCGCTGCTCTATGCCTTCACTCGGCAGAAATTTCAGAAGGTTCTAAAGAGTAAAATGAAGAAGCGTGTCGTTTCGGTTGTAGAGGCTGACCCTATGCCCAATAATGTGGTCATCCACAACTCATGGATTGAcccaaaaaggaacaaaaaggtGACTTTTGAGGAGACGGAGGTCAGGCAGAAATGCCTCTCATCAGAGGATGTGGAATGA